Within candidate division WOR-3 bacterium, the genomic segment ATGTTTACGGCATCCTCGGTGAGTACCCGAAGGCGATTGAATATTTTCATAAATCGGCAAAACTGCAGAAAAAGATCGGTGATCACGAAGGTTATGCCGTAAGTCTTGACAACATCGGTGCTGTATACAGCAGAGCGGGTGATTATCAAAAGTCCCTTGAATACCATAATCGGGCATTGAAGATATTCAAAAAGATCGGTAACCGTGTGGATGAAGCGATCTGCCTTAATAATATCGGTTATGTGTACGACATGCTCGGTGAATTTGTGAAGGCGCTTAAATATTACAACAAATACCGGAGTTTGAGCGAAAAGACCGGTATTCTGGAAAGCCAGGCGACGAGTTTGAATAATATCGCCGGTGTCTACAGAAAATTGTGTGATTATCCCCGGGCGCTTGAATATTATACTCGCTCATTGAAGATAAGAGAAAAGATAGGTGATCGGTATTACCAGGCGTTGTGCCTCAATAATATCGGGCTGGTCTATATCATGCTGGGTAATTATCCAGAGGCTCTTCGTTTTTTCGGTGAGTCGCTGAAATTACGGAAGGAGATCAATGATCGGCTGGGAGAGGTGGAAAGTCTCTGTTCCGTCGCCACGGTTCATATTGTGCATGGAAGATTTAACGCCGCTGAAACGGCTCTTCGAGCCGCGGAAAAGATCGTCTCAAAGGTGAAGATAAATTCAGTATCAGCGGCTCTCTATGTTACTTTCGGTGAGCTGGAATTGAAGAGGTATCTGGGGCGGCACCGCGGCGCTAAGAAGCAGAAAAAGTTTTTACACCATCTGAATAAAGCGAGGCAATACAGCAGGATGGCTCTGAAGTTTACCGATAAAGCCGGGGTGAGTTTACAGCGGGCCGAAGCGTTATTATTGGCAGCACGAGTCGGGATTATGGAGCAGAAGCGGCGGGCGGTTGAAAGATTCAGGGAGTCTTTAAAGGTTTTTGAGGCAATGAAGATTCCGACCGGGGTTGCCGATGCTTATTATAAATATGCCGAGGTGCTGTATAATACCTCGGAACCAGATGCCAGAAAAGAGAGCCGGCGGTATTTTGAAAAGGCGATGAGTATTTATAAGAAGGTTAAACTATTCAAGCGAATAGAGGAGTTGAAGAAACAATTTGCGAAGTGAGTGAAAGGGTAATAAAAAAGCGGGCGCTGGCGCCCGCTTTTTTATTACAAAGTTTTTAATGTTCCAGAATACGAAGTCCCTGGACAGGTTGAAAAGCAACACGAATTTCAACTTCACCGGTATTGGTGTTTATGCTTTTGACTTCAACAAGCCCGTAATAGCCGTCATTGGTGTAGACTCCATAAGCAGCGTTTGTTGCGGTGATCTCAGAGGTGTTGTAATAACCTGATGCGGGAAGGACGGTTACGTTGTCAAAGCTTTCAGTTAATGCGTTTGTGAAACTTGAAGAATTCCAGGAACCTGACATATTCCAGGTGACCCCGGGATCAGTCTCGACGAGGTCGGGACTGATGAAGCTGTAAGAACTGCCACCATAACCGGCAGCCCAATCTGAAAAATAGAAGTCGATAAACGCCGCATTGGTCGCGTCTGCCATTGAGTAGCTGGTGGCTGAACCACTGGTTCTGTCCCAGCCGAGGCCGCTGTTTCCTGAAGCATTGATTTCAGCAAGGGTGATGTTGTCGGCGACGACCGGAGCTGTGCTTACTGAGGTGCTCGGGTCACTTTCGTCTTCGCCGATATATGCAGTGACATAATAAGAACCTGTTTCCTGGGGGTCGGTGTGGGTATACCCGGCAGTGGCGACTGTATCGATGGCCGTACCGTTGAAATAGACGATATACCCGTCAATCTCTTCGATTACCTCGTCCCAATCGAGCACGACATCTACTTCATTGGTTGCGGCGGTGACTGTCAGGTTTTCCGGTGCAGTGAGTGTGACTTCGCTTTCACATCCAATGAACAGAACGAACAAAAGGGACACAATTGAAAGAGCTAAGATTCTTTTCATTATTTCCTCCTATTTTATCTTTACTTTGGGTGGTTTACTCGGTGCCGGTGGTTTTGGAGCTGTTGTTCCACCTTTTTTATGGAATTTTTCGATGTGGTCGTTGTACAGCGTAGTTAAAGAATCAAGAGCTGTCTGGAGATTACCGAGGTCTGTCTGTAATGTCTCGACCTGTGCCTTCAACGTATCAAACTGTTCCTGCGAGACACCACCCATTCCTTCTGGCGGCTGGCAGCCTATTACTACTAAAGCAATAGCAGCAACCAGCATTATTGCGATTGTCCTCATTTTTCCTCCTTGTTTTGCTTAACGCGATGAATGGAGCATCGCTCTCATTCATTAACACCCTGCTGCTCATCTGCAGCTTTCCCCCTCCATAATCTGCAGGGGGGATGGGCCTAAGTGGAATCGAACCACTCACCTCACGCTTATCAGGCGTGCGCTCTAACCAACTGAGCTATAGGCCCTCCTGATTAAAGATTAGAAATTATAGTCATTCAAGCGAATTTGTCAATAGCCTTTTAAAATAGGTGTTTTTGAGCCTGGTGACCAACTGCAGTCTTTCTTTTTCGTTCTTCTCAATAGCTGTTTTCCGGGCGTTGTAGATGGAGCCGAAGTAAAAACGGTTGAATAAAAGATTGAATATCAATATTGCATCGATGTACTTCTTTTTCTTTACGGCGTTGTAAATAAGATAAACAGAACCGCCGGTCAGAAGAAAGTCCTTTATACCGAGCTTTACATCACCGGCATATACTTCACCGGCACCGGGACAGAAGAATGAGAGGAGGGCGGCGGTTCTCTGCGAAGTTTTCGGTTTCCTTATAAACTCATCAATCTCTTCGGCGATTTTATAATCACCGCCTGCTGTAAAAGAATTGCGGGCACTTACCAGTCTGCCGTCAAGCAGATAACTTAAACCGAGTAATCTTTCTTCGTCGGTTTTGAGCAACAGCTTACTTGCTTCATAAAAATTTCCCGCATTCAGATAACACTTCGCTATTTTGACCAGGGCTTCTGGTTCCATCTCCGGGAATTCATCGACTATTCTTTTCATCTCATAGAGCCCTTTTGTTTTATCGATTTTCAGTAATGAGTTTGCGTAATTTATTCTTTTCTTTATATTTGAAGAGAAATCCGGATAAAAAAAGAAGATTCTTTTATACTCGATGTATGCAGTTTCATAATAATTATTCGCATATAAAGAGTCCGCGAGTGAAAACTGAGAGAATAAAAGGATGCAGATGATCACTTTTCTTTATCCGATTCTTCTTTTTCTTTGGCCAAAGCTTCAATGCTCCAGAGATATTTTTCGTTCTGGTAATAATTATAATTGCGCACCGCATTGATTCCTCCGTAGATGTTCGCCATATAAAAGAGGACCGCGGTGCCGAGCGAAACACCGAATTTCAGCTCTTCTTTCTGGGAGTGATAATAATATGACAGACCCGTTGCGGCGCCGACAATCAAAAGAGAAAAGAATCCGTCACCGATTCTTCCGCAGTAAAAATGGCCGCCTCCGGGCAGTAAAGAGAAGATCGCGCCCAATATCGGTTTTTTGTAATGAGGAAGATTCCCGGGTAATTTCAGATAATTACCGGCTTCCTGAAAGCGGAATTCATTTGCGTATGTCAGGCCAGTGAGTTCTTTTGCTCTTTCTTTATACGGGAGCCCCGCGAGGTTGAGATAATAGCGGGATGAATCATATATCCCAGCCCGAAAAAATATTTCACCTTTTATGAAATTCCTGCGGCCGGTGTTTTTGATTGAATTCGATTCTTTTACGGCTTCATCATATCTTTTCAGTTGAACAAGACAGTCGATTATTCTTTCATAAGTAATTTCCGGGATGGAGTCGGCAAGAAAGAGGTAACGCCGGTATTCATTGAGTGCCGCAGAATAATCTTTTTCTTCATAGAGGAAATCGGCGAACCGCACTATTTTGTCGGGTGCAAACAACTCTGTCTGGGAAAAGAGAAAAAGAACAATCAGCGGCATAAGACAATTATTTGAACTTTATGTTCACTCCTTCTCAGGGCGGCGTCGTTTTCTTGATTTTCCGAAGATGTAATTATTCTCTACGGGATCGTAGATCTTATTGTTTTTTATCCCGGCATAATAGGTGTTGAAATGTTCAAACGCCCAGTGATTACAGCGCATAAGTCGATCCGCCGCCATTAAAGAGCCCCATATCGGACCATACTTCTGAACCGCCTTTTTGGCGAAACGTGAACAGGAGGGGGTAAAATTGCAGACATCC encodes:
- a CDS encoding membrane protein insertion efficiency factor YidD; this translates as MTSTCILLGFLLLNRPEYETNPLKIIIKTGLETYQKIVSTSQGDVCNFTPSCSRFAKKAVQKYGPIWGSLMAADRLMRCNHWAFEHFNTYYAGIKNNKIYDPVENNYIFGKSRKRRRPEKE
- a CDS encoding tetratricopeptide repeat protein; the encoded protein is MSENFEVELLIRALRGRSEVYNLIGENETALEDINRALLLAHKNGINRSEAGCFLQLSEIYASISKYKEMKDSAWKAFCIFKKARDNKGASGSLNNIGYVYGILGEYPKAIEYFHKSAKLQKKIGDHEGYAVSLDNIGAVYSRAGDYQKSLEYHNRALKIFKKIGNRVDEAICLNNIGYVYDMLGEFVKALKYYNKYRSLSEKTGILESQATSLNNIAGVYRKLCDYPRALEYYTRSLKIREKIGDRYYQALCLNNIGLVYIMLGNYPEALRFFGESLKLRKEINDRLGEVESLCSVATVHIVHGRFNAAETALRAAEKIVSKVKINSVSAALYVTFGELELKRYLGRHRGAKKQKKFLHHLNKARQYSRMALKFTDKAGVSLQRAEALLLAARVGIMEQKRRAVERFRESLKVFEAMKIPTGVADAYYKYAEVLYNTSEPDARKESRRYFEKAMSIYKKVKLFKRIEELKKQFAK